A single region of the Pseudomonas sp. GGS8 genome encodes:
- a CDS encoding acetyl-CoA C-acetyltransferase, whose translation MQEVVIVAATRTAIGSFQGSLANVSAVDLGAAVIRQLLAQTALDPAQVDEVIMGQVLTAGAGQNPARQAAIKAGLPHAVPAMTLNKVCGSGLKALHLAAQAIRCGDAEVIIAGGQENMSLANYVLPGARTGLRMGHSQIVDTMISDGLWDAFNDYHMGITAENLVDKYGISREAQDAFAAASQQKAVAAIEAGRFVDEITPILIPQRKGDPLAFATDEQPRAGTTAESLGKLKPAFKKDGSVTAGNASSLNDGAAAVILMSAEKAKALGLPVLAKIAAYANAGVDPAIMGIGPVSATRRCLDKAGWSIDQLELIEANEAFAAQSLAVAKDLEWDLSKVNVNGGAIALGHPIGASGCRVLVTLLHEMIKRDAKKGLATLCIGGGQGVALAIER comes from the coding sequence ATGCAAGAAGTCGTGATTGTTGCCGCCACTCGCACCGCCATCGGTAGTTTCCAGGGCTCTCTGGCGAATGTGTCCGCGGTTGATCTCGGTGCCGCCGTGATTCGTCAGTTGCTGGCGCAAACCGCTCTGGACCCGGCGCAGGTCGATGAAGTGATCATGGGCCAGGTATTGACCGCCGGCGCCGGGCAAAACCCTGCGCGCCAGGCTGCGATCAAGGCTGGCCTGCCTCACGCCGTACCGGCCATGACCCTGAACAAGGTCTGCGGCTCGGGCCTCAAAGCGCTGCACCTGGCGGCGCAGGCGATTCGCTGCGGCGATGCCGAGGTGATCATCGCCGGTGGCCAGGAAAACATGAGCCTGGCCAATTACGTGCTTCCCGGCGCCCGTACCGGTCTGCGCATGGGCCACAGCCAGATCGTCGACACGATGATCAGTGACGGTTTGTGGGATGCGTTCAACGATTACCACATGGGCATCACCGCCGAGAACCTGGTGGACAAGTACGGCATCAGCCGTGAAGCCCAGGACGCCTTCGCGGCCGCCTCGCAACAGAAAGCCGTGGCTGCCATCGAAGCCGGGCGTTTCGTCGATGAAATCACCCCGATCCTGATCCCCCAGCGTAAGGGCGATCCACTGGCCTTCGCCACCGATGAACAGCCGCGGGCCGGCACCACCGCCGAGTCCCTGGGCAAGCTGAAACCGGCCTTCAAGAAGGACGGCTCGGTGACTGCCGGTAACGCTTCTTCGCTGAACGACGGTGCGGCTGCGGTGATCCTGATGAGCGCCGAGAAAGCCAAGGCCCTCGGCCTGCCAGTGCTGGCAAAAATCGCCGCCTATGCCAACGCAGGTGTCGACCCGGCGATCATGGGCATCGGCCCGGTGTCGGCCACCCGTCGTTGCCTGGACAAGGCCGGTTGGTCCATCGATCAACTGGAACTGATCGAGGCCAACGAAGCCTTCGCTGCGCAATCCCTGGCGGTGGCCAAGGACCTGGAATGGGACCTGAGCAAGGTCAACGTCAACGGCGGCGCCATCGCCCTGGGCCATCCGATCGGCGCCTCGGGTTGCCGGGTGCTGGTGACGTTGTTGCACGAAATGATCAAGCGTGACGCCAAGAAAGGCCTCGCCACCTTGTGCATTGGTGGTGGTCAGGGCGTGGCGTTGGCCATCGAGCGCTAG
- a CDS encoding type 1 glutamine amidotransferase: MPALNLIQHHPAEGPGAIAEWARSRGITLNVFRADLGQLPPISAAPLILLGGPYESSAGPAWLETERQWLAGSLDQGAAVFAICLGAQLLALSLGGDVRRMAHTETGWTTVTFADGPALKVLEWHEDAIDLPPAAQLLASSEVCEQQMYRVGPTRVGLQFHPEWNAESVAILNEHFGEESPLPREPQDSAVYAAVFDWLQVTLDGWWTVSCCEGACRNAAPPRSAAKQS; this comes from the coding sequence ATGCCCGCGCTGAACCTGATCCAGCACCATCCTGCCGAAGGCCCCGGCGCCATTGCCGAATGGGCCCGGTCCCGAGGCATTACCCTGAACGTGTTTCGTGCCGACCTCGGTCAGTTGCCGCCGATAAGCGCGGCACCGCTGATTCTGTTGGGCGGGCCGTATGAATCCAGTGCCGGGCCGGCGTGGCTGGAAACAGAGCGTCAGTGGCTGGCGGGCAGTCTGGATCAGGGTGCGGCGGTGTTCGCGATTTGCCTGGGGGCGCAATTGCTGGCGCTGAGCCTGGGCGGCGATGTACGGCGGATGGCTCACACCGAAACCGGCTGGACTACCGTGACCTTTGCCGATGGTCCGGCGCTGAAGGTGCTGGAATGGCACGAAGACGCGATCGATCTACCACCCGCCGCGCAGTTGCTGGCCAGCAGTGAGGTGTGTGAGCAGCAGATGTATCGCGTTGGCCCGACGCGGGTGGGATTACAGTTCCACCCGGAATGGAATGCCGAATCGGTGGCAATCCTCAATGAGCACTTTGGCGAGGAGTCGCCGCTGCCCCGGGAACCACAGGACAGCGCCGTTTACGCAGCGGTGTTTGACTGGTTGCAGGTGACACTGGATGGATGGTGGACAGTATCCTGTTGCGAGGGGGCTTGTCGGAACGCCGCACCGCCCCGTTCGGCTGCGAAGCAGTCGTAA
- a CDS encoding Nramp family divalent metal transporter, translating to MKFSLPKVGTAPFCPPEVAGTVAVDPRASFFKRVLRFAGPGLLVSIGYMDPGNWATAIEAGSRFGYSLLFVVLLASLAGMVVQCLCSRLGIATGRDLAQLCRERYSTRTARTQCLLAEISIIATDLAEVLGCALAFHLLLGCSLTIGIALTAFDTLLVLALQNRGFRRLEAIMLVLVSTIGACFFVELLLIKPYWPDVARGFTPSLSAIGDAAPLYLAIGILGATVMPHNLFLHTSIVQTRMIGKDLASKQDAVKLARIDTIGSLALALLVNAAILILAAAAFHKTGHTDVVDIQDAYHLLDPLVGGALASVLFGVALLASGQSSTFTGTIAGQVIMEGYLNLRLPCWQRRLITRGLALIPAFIGVWLMGDGAIGKLQVLSQVVLSLQLPFALYPLIRMTNDQTLMGPFVNRLPTRVLAWGLFTVISAANSWLILQFVG from the coding sequence GTGAAATTCAGTTTGCCCAAAGTCGGCACCGCGCCATTTTGCCCACCGGAAGTGGCCGGCACGGTTGCCGTTGACCCTCGTGCCTCGTTCTTCAAACGCGTTCTGCGTTTTGCCGGCCCCGGTTTGCTGGTGTCCATCGGTTACATGGACCCGGGCAACTGGGCCACGGCCATCGAGGCCGGTTCGCGGTTTGGCTATAGCCTGTTGTTCGTGGTGTTGCTGGCGAGCCTGGCGGGGATGGTGGTGCAGTGTTTGTGCTCGCGTCTGGGCATCGCCACCGGGCGCGATCTGGCGCAGTTGTGCCGGGAGCGCTACAGCACGCGGACCGCACGGACCCAGTGCTTGCTGGCGGAAATTTCGATCATCGCCACCGACCTCGCCGAAGTGCTCGGCTGCGCCCTGGCGTTCCACTTGCTGCTGGGTTGTTCGCTGACGATTGGCATCGCGCTCACCGCGTTTGACACTTTGCTGGTATTGGCCTTGCAAAACCGCGGCTTTCGTCGGCTTGAGGCAATCATGCTGGTGCTGGTGAGCACTATTGGCGCGTGTTTCTTTGTCGAACTGTTGCTGATCAAACCCTATTGGCCGGACGTCGCTCGTGGTTTTACACCGTCACTTTCGGCGATCGGCGATGCGGCGCCGTTGTACCTGGCCATCGGCATCCTCGGGGCCACGGTGATGCCGCATAACTTGTTCCTGCATACCTCGATCGTGCAAACGCGGATGATCGGCAAGGACCTGGCCAGTAAACAGGACGCGGTCAAACTGGCGCGCATCGACACCATCGGCTCTCTGGCTCTGGCACTGCTGGTCAACGCGGCGATCCTGATTCTTGCTGCGGCGGCCTTCCACAAAACCGGGCATACCGACGTGGTCGACATCCAGGATGCCTATCACTTGCTCGATCCATTGGTGGGCGGTGCGTTGGCCAGTGTGCTGTTTGGTGTGGCGTTGCTGGCGTCGGGGCAGAGCTCGACCTTTACCGGCACTATCGCGGGCCAGGTGATCATGGAGGGTTACCTGAACCTGCGCTTGCCCTGCTGGCAGCGGCGCTTGATCACTCGCGGGCTGGCGCTGATCCCGGCGTTTATCGGCGTATGGCTGATGGGTGACGGGGCGATCGGCAAACTGCAGGTGTTGAGTCAGGTGGTACTCAGCCTGCAACTGCCGTTCGCGTTGTATCCGTTGATTCGCATGACCAACGATCAGACGCTCATGGGGCCGTTTGTCAATCGGCTGCCAACGCGGGTGTTGGCGTGGGGATTGTTTACGGTAATCAGTGCGGCCAACAGTTGGTTGATTTTGCAGTTTGTGGGCTGA
- a CDS encoding alpha/beta hydrolase, translating to MLKFLALLTLLASTAVHAQTPLHTDLPLNYLEQANAESRNQPLVIFLHGYGSNEQDLFGIKDELPPQYNYLSVRAPMTLEEGSYQWFRKKGEGAYNGETDDLKTSGQVLLDFVAQAAKKYHTETDKVFLVGFSQGAIMSYEVALRHPEAVGGIAALSGRILPVLKSELKPDEKPQPLAIFIGHGTADKRLPYNDGTEADSLLQRLSLKPEFHAYEGLGHSISAAEMEDLSAWLQRLNP from the coding sequence ATGTTGAAGTTTCTCGCTCTGCTCACGCTCCTGGCGTCCACCGCCGTCCACGCTCAAACCCCGTTGCACACCGATCTGCCGCTCAACTACCTGGAACAGGCCAACGCTGAATCCCGCAACCAGCCCCTGGTGATTTTCCTGCACGGGTACGGCAGCAACGAGCAGGACCTGTTCGGCATCAAGGATGAATTGCCGCCGCAGTACAACTACCTGTCGGTGCGGGCGCCGATGACGTTGGAAGAGGGCAGTTACCAGTGGTTTCGCAAAAAGGGTGAGGGCGCCTATAACGGCGAGACGGACGACCTGAAGACCAGCGGCCAGGTGTTGCTGGATTTTGTTGCACAAGCGGCAAAGAAATATCACACCGAAACGGACAAGGTATTCCTGGTGGGCTTCAGCCAGGGCGCGATCATGTCCTACGAGGTCGCGTTGCGTCATCCCGAGGCGGTGGGCGGCATTGCGGCGTTGAGCGGGCGAATCCTGCCGGTGCTCAAGTCCGAACTCAAACCGGATGAAAAACCCCAGCCGCTGGCGATTTTCATCGGTCATGGCACCGCCGACAAACGCCTGCCTTACAACGACGGTACCGAGGCCGACAGCCTGTTGCAACGCCTGTCACTCAAGCCCGAGTTTCATGCCTACGAAGGTCTCGGCCACAGCATCAGCGCGGCCGAGATGGAGGATTTGAGCGCCTGGTTGCAGCGCCTCAACCCCTGA
- a CDS encoding rhodanese-like domain-containing protein, which yields MPSLVREIPAAPSAIALMHFSNRLTFETDCSDVYSSQEAGEVDFVLVDVRGSLAFERGHVPGAINIPSRLITADGLAAYPKSTLFVVYCAGPHCNGANKAAVKLAALGYPVKEMIGGVTGWLDEGFELSVAVARTAKTVIGCEC from the coding sequence ATGCCTAGCCTGGTTCGCGAGATTCCCGCAGCCCCGTCCGCCATCGCCCTGATGCACTTCAGCAATCGTCTGACCTTCGAAACCGATTGTTCCGATGTCTACAGCAGCCAAGAGGCCGGCGAGGTGGATTTTGTTTTGGTGGACGTGCGCGGATCGTTGGCGTTCGAACGCGGACATGTGCCGGGCGCGATCAACATTCCGAGTCGATTGATCACGGCTGATGGCCTGGCCGCCTATCCAAAGTCCACGCTGTTTGTGGTCTATTGCGCCGGACCTCACTGCAACGGCGCCAACAAGGCCGCGGTGAAACTGGCGGCGCTGGGTTACCCGGTCAAGGAGATGATCGGCGGGGTGACCGGGTGGCTGGATGAAGGGTTTGAGTTGAGTGTTGCGGTTGCTCGCACCGCCAAGACGGTCATCGGTTGCGAATGCTGA
- the ftrA gene encoding transcriptional regulator FtrA, whose protein sequence is MQPTPGLVAILAYDGLCTFEFGIAVEIFGLARPEFDFPWYEHRIVAVDQGPMRAMGGIQVLADGGMELLERARTIIIPGWRDRSAPVPEPLLCALRQAHARGARLLSICSGVFVLAATGLLDGHGATTHWRYTAELAERFPNILVDPDVLYVDSGQLITSAGSAAGIDACLHLVARDFGTQVANSVARRLVMSPQRTGGQAQFIPSPVSPTPRSDLSRVMQWARERLHEPLEVRDLASEAAMSERTFLRRFTEASGMPPKAWLQHERLARARELLESTSQNTEQIALHCGYRSAESFRVAFRSVVGVPPSVYRERFGRKVSAV, encoded by the coding sequence ATGCAGCCCACCCCAGGTTTAGTCGCGATTCTGGCCTACGACGGCCTCTGCACCTTCGAATTCGGCATTGCCGTGGAGATCTTCGGCCTGGCACGGCCAGAGTTCGATTTCCCCTGGTACGAGCACCGCATCGTCGCCGTCGACCAAGGGCCGATGCGCGCCATGGGTGGCATTCAGGTGCTGGCCGACGGCGGGATGGAACTGCTTGAGCGCGCCCGAACCATCATCATCCCCGGCTGGCGCGACCGCAGCGCACCGGTGCCCGAGCCCTTGCTCTGCGCCCTGCGTCAGGCCCATGCCCGGGGCGCGCGGTTGCTGTCGATCTGTTCCGGGGTATTCGTACTGGCGGCCACCGGCTTGCTGGATGGTCACGGCGCCACCACCCATTGGCGCTACACCGCTGAACTGGCCGAGCGTTTCCCGAACATTCTGGTGGATCCGGATGTGCTCTATGTCGATTCGGGTCAGTTGATTACTTCGGCCGGCAGCGCCGCGGGCATCGATGCTTGCCTGCACTTGGTCGCGCGGGATTTCGGCACACAGGTGGCCAACTCGGTGGCGCGGCGCTTGGTGATGTCGCCGCAACGCACCGGCGGCCAGGCGCAGTTCATTCCTTCACCGGTCAGCCCGACGCCGCGCAGCGATCTGTCGCGGGTCATGCAGTGGGCGCGGGAACGTCTGCACGAACCGTTGGAGGTTCGCGACCTCGCCAGCGAGGCGGCCATGAGTGAGCGCACGTTCCTTCGGCGGTTCACCGAAGCCAGCGGTATGCCGCCCAAAGCGTGGCTACAGCATGAACGTCTCGCCCGAGCCCGCGAGCTGTTGGAGAGCACGAGTCAAAATACTGAGCAAATTGCCCTGCACTGCGGTTATCGCTCGGCGGAGAGTTTCCGGGTGGCATTTCGCAGCGTGGTCGGCGTGCCGCCTTCGGTGTATCGGGAGCGGTTTGGGCGCAAGGTCAGCGCTGTTTGA
- a CDS encoding CoA transferase subunit A: MAGFDKRVYSYEEAMAGLEDGMTVISGGFGLCGIPENLIAEIQHRGTRDLTVVSNNCGVDGFGLGVLLVDRQIRKVVASYVGENKLFEDQLLKGEIEVVLTPQGTLAEKMRAGGAGIPAFFTATGVGTPVAEGKEVREFKGRQYLMEESITGDFAIVKGWKADHFGNVIYRHTAQNFNPLAATAGKITVVEVEEIVEPGELDPSQIHTPGIYVDRVICGTFEKRIEQRTVRK; the protein is encoded by the coding sequence ATGGCAGGGTTCGACAAGCGCGTGTATTCCTACGAGGAAGCGATGGCCGGTCTTGAAGACGGCATGACGGTGATCTCCGGCGGCTTCGGCCTGTGCGGGATTCCGGAAAACCTCATCGCCGAGATCCAGCACCGGGGCACCCGTGACCTCACCGTGGTCTCCAACAACTGCGGCGTCGATGGTTTCGGTCTCGGCGTGCTGCTGGTGGACCGGCAGATCCGCAAAGTGGTGGCCTCCTACGTCGGCGAGAACAAACTGTTCGAAGACCAACTGCTTAAAGGCGAAATCGAAGTCGTCCTGACCCCGCAAGGCACCCTCGCCGAGAAAATGCGCGCAGGCGGTGCCGGCATCCCGGCGTTCTTCACCGCCACCGGCGTCGGCACTCCAGTCGCTGAAGGCAAGGAAGTACGCGAATTCAAAGGTCGCCAGTACCTGATGGAAGAGTCCATCACCGGCGACTTCGCCATCGTCAAAGGCTGGAAAGCCGACCATTTCGGTAACGTGATCTATCGCCACACCGCCCAGAATTTCAACCCGCTGGCCGCCACCGCCGGCAAGATCACCGTGGTCGAAGTCGAAGAAATCGTCGAACCCGGCGAGCTGGATCCGTCGCAGATCCACACCCCTGGCATCTACGTCGACCGGGTCATTTGCGGCACGTTCGAAAAGCGCATCGAACAGCGCACCGTGCGTAAGTGA
- a CDS encoding CoA transferase subunit B, whose protein sequence is MALSREQMAQRVAREMQDGYYVNLGIGIPTLVANYIPEGMEVMLQSENGLLGMGAFPTDAEVDADMINAGKQTVTARIGASIFSSAESFAMIRGGHIDLTVLGAFEVDVEGNIASWMIPGKLVKGMGGAMDLVAGADNIIVTMTHASKDGESKLLPRCSLPLTGAGCIKRVLTDLAYLEIHNGAFVLKERAPGVSVEEIVAKTAGKLIVPDHVPEMQFAAQ, encoded by the coding sequence ATGGCACTTTCCCGCGAACAAATGGCTCAGCGCGTCGCCCGCGAAATGCAGGACGGCTACTACGTGAACCTCGGCATCGGCATTCCGACCCTGGTCGCCAACTACATCCCCGAAGGCATGGAAGTCATGCTGCAATCGGAAAACGGCCTGCTCGGCATGGGCGCCTTTCCGACCGACGCCGAAGTCGACGCCGACATGATCAACGCCGGCAAGCAAACCGTGACCGCGCGCATCGGCGCGTCGATTTTCTCCTCCGCCGAATCGTTCGCGATGATCCGCGGTGGCCACATCGACCTGACCGTGCTCGGCGCGTTCGAAGTGGACGTCGAAGGCAACATCGCCTCCTGGATGATCCCCGGCAAACTGGTCAAGGGCATGGGCGGTGCGATGGACCTGGTGGCCGGTGCGGACAACATCATCGTCACCATGACCCACGCTTCCAAGGACGGCGAATCGAAACTGCTGCCGCGTTGCAGCCTGCCGCTGACCGGCGCCGGTTGCATCAAACGCGTGCTGACCGATCTGGCCTACCTGGAAATCCACAACGGCGCGTTCGTTCTCAAGGAACGCGCGCCGGGCGTGAGCGTCGAGGAAATCGTCGCCAAGACCGCCGGCAAACTGATCGTGCCTGACCACGTCCCGGAAATGCAGTTCGCTGCCCAGTGA
- a CDS encoding LysR family transcriptional regulator, which translates to METLANLESFVRSAETGSFSAAARLLALTPAAVSRNVAMLERNIGVRLFQRSTRKLSLTEAGERFLASIGGNLQALQAAISAVSSDRGEPAGVLKVSLAPTFGIDHVLPLLPDFLARYPLIRPEWHFENRQVDLIAEGYDAAIGGGFELTPGVVSRTLAAADVVAVASPAYMAGRTLPTRPADLAQYNGIVMRGIRTGRVRQWVMQDGAGNEASAELSENIVLNDPAAMREAALLGLGVTLLVSPDVIAHIQRGELLRLLPDWHADAGSISLYYPSRTLMPTKTRVFIDYLVQAFAR; encoded by the coding sequence ATGGAAACCCTCGCCAACCTCGAATCTTTCGTACGCAGCGCTGAAACGGGTAGCTTCTCCGCCGCCGCGCGGCTGCTCGCACTGACGCCCGCCGCCGTCAGCCGCAACGTCGCGATGCTTGAACGCAACATCGGTGTGCGGCTGTTCCAGCGCTCGACCCGCAAGCTGTCGCTGACCGAAGCCGGCGAACGCTTTCTGGCCAGCATCGGCGGCAATCTGCAAGCGTTGCAGGCGGCGATCAGTGCGGTGTCCAGTGATCGCGGGGAGCCGGCGGGTGTGCTCAAGGTCAGCCTGGCGCCGACGTTCGGCATTGACCACGTGTTGCCGCTGTTACCGGATTTTCTGGCGCGCTACCCGCTGATTCGCCCGGAATGGCACTTTGAAAACCGCCAGGTCGATCTGATCGCCGAAGGGTATGACGCGGCCATCGGCGGCGGTTTCGAGCTGACACCCGGGGTCGTCTCGCGGACGTTGGCGGCGGCGGATGTGGTGGCGGTGGCCTCGCCGGCGTACATGGCCGGACGCACACTGCCCACCAGACCGGCGGACCTGGCTCAGTACAACGGCATTGTGATGCGCGGCATTCGCACCGGGCGGGTGCGCCAATGGGTGATGCAGGATGGCGCGGGCAATGAAGCCAGCGCCGAGCTGAGTGAAAACATCGTGCTCAATGACCCGGCCGCCATGCGTGAAGCGGCCCTGCTCGGCCTTGGTGTGACGCTGCTGGTGTCGCCCGATGTCATCGCCCATATCCAGCGCGGCGAACTGCTGCGCTTGTTGCCGGACTGGCATGCCGACGCGGGGTCGATCTCGCTGTATTACCCGAGCCGCACATTGATGCCGACCAAGACCCGGGTGTTTATCGATTATCTGGTCCAAGCGTTTGCGCGATAA
- a CDS encoding DUF1843 domain-containing protein — protein sequence MSSSTRHSMPPYGVAIQSAIKAGDLPQMKTLLKQRDVSTPENKELSTAYEQLAKEVARLEKH from the coding sequence ATGAGCAGTTCAACCCGCCATAGCATGCCCCCCTATGGGGTGGCCATCCAAAGCGCGATCAAGGCCGGCGACCTGCCGCAAATGAAGACGCTGTTGAAACAACGCGATGTCTCCACACCCGAAAACAAAGAGCTCAGTACCGCATACGAACAGTTGGCGAAGGAAGTTGCACGCCTGGAAAAGCACTGA
- a CDS encoding succinylglutamate desuccinylase/aspartoacylase family protein, giving the protein MQRIDHSLPWSHLGTERTLSVFRYGAGTRKVYIQASLHADELPGMRTAWELKKRLAELETQGQLQGIIELVPVANPIGLDQHLQGSHMGRFELGSGKNFNRSFVELSAPVAALIGDQLGDDAQANIALIRQTMGQVLDGLPAPLSQLEAMHRLLLRHACEADITLDLHCDFDAAIHLYALPQHWPQWRSLAARLKAGVALLCEDSGGSSFDESCSTPWLRLARAFPEAAIPPANLATTLELGSMGDTRVDQAQANCEAILGFLAEQGFITGTWPPAPSECCEGLPFEGTEYLFAPHHGVVSFLRDSGEWVERGDALFEVVDPLSDRVTTVCAGTSGVLFALDRGRYTQPGTWQAKVAGREPIRVGKLVND; this is encoded by the coding sequence ATGCAACGCATCGATCATTCACTGCCCTGGAGCCATCTGGGGACTGAACGCACGCTCAGCGTGTTTCGTTATGGCGCGGGCACTCGCAAGGTTTACATCCAGGCCAGCCTGCACGCGGACGAACTGCCGGGCATGCGCACCGCCTGGGAACTGAAGAAGCGTCTGGCCGAGCTCGAAACCCAGGGGCAACTGCAGGGCATCATCGAACTGGTGCCGGTGGCCAATCCGATCGGCCTCGATCAGCACCTGCAAGGCAGCCACATGGGTCGCTTCGAATTGGGCAGCGGCAAGAACTTCAACCGTTCGTTCGTTGAACTCAGCGCCCCGGTGGCCGCGTTGATCGGCGATCAATTGGGTGATGACGCCCAGGCCAACATCGCACTGATCCGCCAGACCATGGGCCAGGTGCTCGACGGTTTGCCGGCACCGCTTTCGCAGCTGGAAGCCATGCACCGCTTGCTGCTGCGCCACGCCTGCGAGGCCGACATTACCCTCGACTTGCATTGCGATTTCGATGCGGCGATTCACCTCTATGCCTTGCCGCAGCATTGGCCGCAATGGCGCTCCCTGGCCGCTCGGTTGAAGGCCGGGGTGGCGTTGCTGTGTGAGGATTCCGGTGGCAGCTCTTTCGACGAGTCCTGTTCCACGCCGTGGTTGCGTCTGGCGCGGGCATTTCCCGAGGCGGCGATCCCGCCGGCCAACCTGGCGACCACGCTGGAGCTGGGCAGCATGGGCGATACACGGGTCGATCAGGCCCAGGCCAATTGCGAGGCGATCCTGGGGTTCCTCGCCGAACAGGGTTTCATCACCGGCACCTGGCCGCCGGCACCGAGCGAATGCTGTGAAGGCCTGCCGTTCGAAGGCACCGAGTACCTGTTTGCGCCGCACCACGGGGTGGTCAGTTTTCTGCGGGACTCGGGCGAATGGGTGGAGCGGGGCGACGCGTTGTTTGAAGTGGTCGATCCGTTGAGCGACCGGGTTACCACCGTGTGTGCCGGGACCAGCGGCGTACTGTTTGCCCTCGATCGCGGGCGCTACACGCAACCGGGCACCTGGCAGGCGAAAGTCGCCGGGCGCGAGCCGATTCGGGTTGGGAAACTGGTCAACGATTGA
- a CDS encoding NADPH-dependent F420 reductase, which translates to MSTIGIIGAGAIGTAFAKALSRQGIEVVIANSRGPETLGALVEELGPTARAGTREEAAAQPIVLVAVNWSKLQTALAGLPDFGGRIVIDANNSIEVPSFKAVDLQGRPSSEVFAEWVPGARVVKAFNHLQARLLESDPAAEGGRRVLFLSGDDAEAKAQVAALIERLGFFGIDLGELSVGARLVQFPGGPLPILNLVKFA; encoded by the coding sequence ATGAGCACTATCGGAATCATCGGCGCCGGCGCCATCGGCACAGCCTTCGCCAAAGCATTGTCCCGTCAGGGCATCGAAGTCGTTATCGCCAACAGTCGCGGCCCGGAAACCCTGGGCGCGCTGGTAGAAGAACTCGGGCCGACGGCGCGTGCCGGCACCCGTGAAGAAGCGGCGGCTCAGCCGATCGTTTTGGTCGCGGTGAACTGGTCCAAGTTGCAAACGGCTCTGGCCGGCCTGCCGGACTTCGGCGGGCGGATTGTGATCGACGCGAACAATTCGATCGAGGTGCCATCGTTCAAAGCGGTGGATTTGCAGGGCCGTCCGTCCAGCGAAGTGTTTGCCGAATGGGTGCCCGGTGCGCGGGTGGTCAAGGCCTTCAATCACCTCCAGGCGCGTTTGCTTGAGAGCGATCCGGCGGCGGAGGGTGGGCGGCGAGTGTTGTTTCTTTCCGGTGACGATGCCGAGGCCAAGGCTCAAGTGGCAGCGCTGATCGAGCGGTTAGGCTTCTTTGGAATCGATCTGGGCGAACTGAGTGTCGGGGCGCGGCTGGTGCAGTTTCCGGGCGGTCCGTTGCCGATCTTGAACCTGGTGAAATTTGCCTGA
- a CDS encoding DUF1842 domain-containing protein produces the protein MSGSNQQPVGLFPLCYRIGTSAAGAQNLALNLLVFTPDQTVSGTAEITQATNPPLDVHSDVWGEYTYMTVMSPGVSKILITAQGNNGGPASNSFVNFKLHLVVGSDWREGVANYEYFNGERWVQVTAPAHLVESVPSNAYKSVPLEPGPVIPAYPPIMPLYAAPIQSAMASGDLAQMKNLSRLAQQQLDQQPQLQSALETAKGEISRQERR, from the coding sequence ATGTCTGGTTCTAATCAGCAACCTGTCGGCCTGTTCCCACTCTGCTACCGAATTGGTACTTCGGCCGCGGGGGCACAAAACCTGGCACTCAATCTTCTGGTTTTTACCCCAGATCAAACGGTAAGCGGCACTGCCGAAATCACTCAGGCCACTAACCCGCCATTGGATGTGCACTCCGATGTCTGGGGCGAATACACCTACATGACGGTCATGAGCCCTGGCGTCAGCAAGATCCTGATCACCGCTCAAGGCAATAACGGCGGCCCGGCCTCGAACTCCTTCGTGAATTTCAAGCTGCACTTGGTGGTCGGTAGCGACTGGAGAGAAGGCGTCGCCAATTACGAATACTTCAATGGTGAGCGGTGGGTCCAAGTCACTGCCCCCGCCCACCTCGTCGAGTCAGTACCCTCCAACGCTTATAAATCAGTGCCTTTGGAGCCCGGCCCGGTCATTCCAGCCTATCCACCGATCATGCCGCTGTACGCCGCACCGATTCAAAGTGCAATGGCCAGCGGTGATCTGGCTCAGATGAAAAACCTGTCGCGCCTGGCCCAACAACAACTGGATCAACAACCCCAACTGCAGAGTGCGCTTGAAACGGCCAAGGGCGAAATCAGCCGGCAGGAACGCCGCTGA